One Dictyoglomus thermophilum H-6-12 DNA window includes the following coding sequences:
- a CDS encoding SagB/ThcOx family dehydrogenase: MEWIAMFILIIILLIRFTYANNGKTIKLPSPLLKSSISIEEALLLRRSKRFYKDNPLTLQELSQILWASQGISDPDYKFRTCPSAGALYPLEIYVSVLRVDGIESGIYKYNPEKHEIVQIYKSSKREELYEASLKQEWIKRAPVVIIICASFYKTKARYGERGIRYIYIETGHCAQNIYLQCVSLNLGTVAIGAFDDDEIKRILNLPKFEFPTYLMPIGKI, from the coding sequence ATGGAATGGATAGCAATGTTCATTTTAATAATAATTTTATTAATAAGGTTTACTTATGCTAATAATGGTAAAACCATAAAACTACCAAGCCCACTTTTAAAAAGTAGTATTTCAATTGAGGAAGCTCTGCTTTTAAGAAGATCTAAAAGATTTTATAAAGATAACCCTCTCACCCTCCAAGAATTGTCCCAAATACTTTGGGCTTCCCAAGGAATATCAGACCCTGATTATAAGTTTAGGACATGCCCTTCTGCTGGAGCCTTATACCCTTTAGAAATTTATGTCTCAGTTCTAAGGGTAGATGGTATTGAGAGTGGTATTTACAAGTATAATCCAGAAAAACATGAGATAGTACAAATCTATAAAAGTTCCAAAAGAGAAGAACTCTACGAAGCATCCTTAAAACAAGAATGGATAAAAAGAGCCCCCGTAGTGATTATAATATGTGCCTCCTTTTATAAAACAAAGGCTAGGTATGGAGAAAGAGGAATAAGGTACATCTACATAGAAACAGGTCACTGTGCTCAGAATATTTATTTACAATGTGTCTCCTTAAACTTAGGAACCGTAGCTATAGGTGCTTTTGATGATGATGAAATAAAAAGAATTCTCAACTTACCCAAATTTGAATTCCCTACTTATCTAATGCCTATTGGCAAGATTTAG
- a CDS encoding bifunctional ADP-dependent NAD(P)H-hydrate dehydratase/NAD(P)H-hydrate epimerase → MKLVSSEDIRKFEYRLEKDYGVPPLLLMENAASFLFSFIKENFDDLNNKRIAILCGPGNNGGDGVALARYLYTNGVKKVTIFSYLWNRKVSDLLKIQLNLLQSLVEIRNLLQNYLELKEYDLIIDGIFGIGLKREIEEDLKRVFKYINGLNKMVISIDVPSGINSDTGEVMGEAIRANYVLTMFLPKIGLFEVEAVDYVGEVIVGNLGIPKEVIENIVESSLNLVDWNFVKDIIRIPSKRVHKGKKGRVLIIGGSFKYTGAPILSALSALRIGAGMVYLAVPEKINMLYRGNYPEIIYISLKDTEGYISYDNLDYLLNIVEDYGIDSIAIGPGIGISEDTKKLVQEFLRKVDKSVVVDADALSFIKDILKEISKKSIVLTPHYGEMSRVTGESIDVIMRKRVELGRLFVKEHQLNLILKGPYSLFFDQEGNVYVNPFANSLLATAGSGDVLTGIIAGLVAQGYTLREACILGNFVHGYTSVLWKEHKGNIGLKALDIVEMIPYSVEEIIRRKSV, encoded by the coding sequence GTGAAGTTAGTAAGTTCGGAGGATATTAGAAAGTTTGAATATAGGTTAGAAAAGGATTATGGTGTACCACCCTTATTGTTAATGGAGAATGCTGCATCTTTTTTATTTAGTTTTATCAAAGAAAATTTTGATGATTTAAATAATAAAAGAATTGCCATTCTTTGTGGTCCAGGAAATAATGGGGGCGATGGGGTTGCTTTAGCAAGGTATTTGTACACAAATGGAGTTAAGAAAGTTACTATATTTTCTTATTTGTGGAATAGAAAAGTATCAGATCTTTTGAAAATTCAACTAAATCTTTTACAAAGTTTGGTTGAGATAAGGAATCTTTTACAAAACTATCTAGAGCTTAAAGAGTATGATCTAATAATTGATGGAATTTTTGGAATAGGCTTAAAAAGAGAAATTGAGGAGGATTTAAAGAGGGTCTTCAAATATATTAATGGCTTAAACAAGATGGTAATTTCTATCGATGTACCCTCAGGAATAAATTCTGATACTGGGGAGGTAATGGGGGAAGCTATAAGAGCGAACTATGTTTTGACTATGTTTCTCCCTAAGATTGGTCTTTTTGAGGTCGAAGCTGTAGATTATGTGGGAGAAGTTATTGTAGGTAATTTAGGAATTCCCAAAGAGGTTATTGAGAATATTGTGGAATCTTCTTTAAATCTTGTTGATTGGAATTTTGTAAAGGATATTATTCGTATTCCCTCCAAAAGGGTTCATAAAGGAAAAAAGGGCAGAGTACTGATTATTGGAGGGTCTTTTAAGTATACTGGAGCACCTATTCTATCTGCTCTATCAGCATTGAGAATAGGTGCAGGAATGGTTTATCTTGCGGTTCCAGAGAAAATTAATATGTTATATAGGGGAAATTATCCTGAAATCATCTATATTTCGTTAAAAGATACAGAGGGTTATATTTCTTATGATAATTTAGATTATCTCTTAAATATAGTAGAGGATTACGGTATTGATTCTATAGCTATTGGACCTGGCATAGGCATAAGTGAGGATACTAAAAAACTTGTTCAAGAATTTTTGAGAAAAGTAGATAAAAGTGTAGTGGTGGATGCAGATGCTCTTTCCTTTATAAAGGACATTCTTAAGGAGATTTCGAAAAAGAGTATAGTACTTACCCCTCATTATGGAGAGATGTCAAGGGTTACGGGAGAAAGTATAGATGTAATTATGAGAAAGAGAGTTGAATTAGGTAGGTTATTTGTAAAAGAACATCAATTAAACTTGATACTTAAAGGTCCCTATTCTTTATTTTTTGATCAAGAGGGTAATGTATATGTTAATCCTTTTGCCAATTCTTTGCTTGCAACGGCTGGCTCAGGAGATGTTCTTACAGGAATAATTGCGGGCTTAGTTGCTCAGGGGTATACTTTGAGGGAGGCTTGTATCTTGGGTAATTTTGTTCATGGATATACTTCGGTGTTATGGAAAGAGCATAAAGGTAATATTGGTTTAAAGGCTTTAGATATAGTTGAAATGATCCCCTATTCCGTAGAGGAGATTATTAGAAGAAAAAGTGTTTAA
- a CDS encoding glycosyltransferase family 4 protein, whose product MKIAFFSDTYIPQKNGVATSLNFLKKTLEEENHSIYLFIPNIPNLPKEKNIYILPSITFPFQKEHRVALPYSLKYDFMIRKINPHVIHTHSPFSLGIFGLYEGKRIKRPIIHTYHTLLPDYAYYIWDHFPNFIKQNIIDEEKARKIAIWISREYCNHSDLVIAPSTKIKRLLKEFGVKKPIEVLPNGIDLDKFRKIPKNEARKDLNLPLNAVLLLFVGRLGKEKNIEFLIEVLEIIKNNTDKLIYLVIVGDNPDKRVMEELKNKAKALNVYDRTIFTGYLDYDKVIKAYYASDIFVFSSITETQGLVILEAMASGLPVVAIEDDAISDFVKNGINGFLIPNNQEAKKIFSEKIITLIENRDLYEKMSINALDNSKLFHIKILNKKLLSLYEYLIKEYNI is encoded by the coding sequence ATGAAAATAGCATTCTTTAGTGATACCTATATTCCTCAGAAGAATGGCGTAGCTACCTCTTTAAATTTTCTAAAGAAGACTTTAGAAGAGGAGAATCACTCCATTTACCTTTTTATACCCAATATTCCCAACCTTCCTAAAGAAAAAAATATATATATCCTTCCATCCATAACATTTCCCTTTCAGAAAGAGCACCGAGTTGCCCTACCCTACTCTCTAAAATATGACTTTATGATAAGAAAAATAAATCCTCATGTAATACACACCCACTCTCCTTTTTCTCTCGGAATCTTTGGACTATACGAAGGGAAAAGGATAAAAAGACCAATAATCCATACTTATCATACACTTCTTCCAGATTATGCCTATTACATATGGGATCACTTTCCAAATTTTATAAAGCAAAACATAATAGATGAAGAAAAAGCTAGAAAAATAGCTATCTGGATAAGCAGAGAATACTGTAATCATTCCGATTTAGTTATTGCTCCCTCAACTAAAATAAAGAGACTTCTTAAAGAATTTGGGGTAAAAAAACCCATAGAAGTACTTCCTAATGGCATAGATTTGGATAAATTTAGGAAAATTCCTAAAAATGAAGCAAGAAAAGATTTAAATCTCCCCCTTAATGCAGTACTACTTCTTTTTGTAGGAAGACTTGGAAAGGAAAAAAATATTGAATTTCTCATCGAAGTACTAGAAATTATTAAGAATAATACAGATAAATTGATCTATCTGGTTATCGTGGGAGATAATCCCGATAAAAGAGTAATGGAAGAGCTAAAAAATAAAGCTAAGGCTCTAAACGTCTACGATAGGACTATTTTTACTGGATATTTGGATTATGATAAAGTTATTAAAGCCTATTACGCCTCTGATATATTTGTATTTTCTTCAATTACAGAAACTCAAGGCTTAGTCATTCTTGAAGCGATGGCATCAGGACTTCCTGTGGTGGCTATAGAAGATGATGCAATTTCAGATTTTGTTAAAAATGGAATAAATGGTTTTTTAATACCCAATAATCAAGAAGCTAAGAAAATATTTTCAGAAAAAATAATAACCCTCATTGAGAATAGGGATTTATATGAAAAAATGTCTATAAATGCCCTTGATAACTCAAAGCTTTTCCATATAAAAATCCTTAATAAAAAACTTCTCTCCTTGTATGAATACCTGATAAAAGAATATAATATATAA
- a CDS encoding NusG domain II-containing protein codes for MLRKYDIVVIVIFLLLALLLFYFNYTKGEGTILKVYVNNKEVLSKSLIEIKDGDRFEVKGPLGISIFEYVKGKGVHMISSPCPDKLCVKQGFINKKEESIICLPNKIIITLEAKE; via the coding sequence ATGCTAAGGAAGTATGATATAGTAGTGATAGTGATTTTTCTTTTGCTAGCATTGTTGTTGTTTTATTTTAATTATACTAAAGGTGAAGGTACTATTCTAAAAGTTTATGTTAATAATAAAGAAGTTTTATCAAAATCTTTAATTGAAATAAAAGATGGAGATAGATTTGAGGTTAAGGGTCCTTTGGGGATAAGCATTTTTGAATATGTAAAAGGTAAAGGGGTACATATGATTTCTTCTCCTTGTCCTGATAAACTTTGTGTTAAACAGGGATTTATAAACAAAAAGGAAGAAAGCATTATTTGTCTTCCCAATAAAATAATTATTACTCTGGAGGCAAAAGAGTGA
- a CDS encoding DNA double-strand break repair nuclease NurA — MPDFISLFISEIKKKRPILEELLIKRSLSDKSFVSEFIGKIWNKLSDSYQFTNKPTFAVDASQRTLSFSLGPYLIITQALAIGSNGYEKALVSLEPVWGSIPETQLGLLRDLLMQDLEIRLALQIIKENKAPLILFIDGSLLSRISYLLRYLYSFEDENYKNLAREVLINTLDLINSSKNNVDVISISKSSRNTFLFQILSLDNPDIDKTTPYKPTDSEILSIFTSEPGYTTPLLIGAEMGLGHKQLEIIEKDPNLQNILNNSPAFYTFYIRLMPRDQFLRIDFPANMVGEKSSILSVNYFWGKDINIDQILGVLRENCVNTKIYQTPLYFVDQIVRIKREPDLERYIMILKTEFPGIIELDRSQGRFY; from the coding sequence ATGCCCGATTTTATATCTCTCTTTATATCCGAAATAAAGAAAAAAAGACCCATTCTTGAGGAACTTCTTATTAAAAGAAGTCTTAGTGACAAATCTTTTGTTTCAGAGTTTATTGGGAAGATTTGGAATAAACTTTCAGACTCCTATCAGTTTACCAACAAACCAACATTTGCCGTAGATGCTTCCCAAAGAACCCTATCCTTCTCTTTAGGACCTTATTTAATAATAACCCAAGCTCTTGCCATAGGCTCCAATGGATATGAAAAAGCTCTTGTATCTCTCGAGCCTGTATGGGGTTCTATACCAGAAACTCAACTGGGGCTCTTAAGAGACCTTTTAATGCAAGATTTGGAAATTAGGCTTGCCCTTCAAATTATTAAAGAAAACAAAGCTCCTTTGATATTATTTATCGATGGCTCTTTATTATCAAGAATCTCATACCTTTTGAGGTATTTATACAGTTTTGAAGATGAAAATTACAAAAACCTTGCTCGAGAAGTACTAATAAACACTTTAGATCTTATAAATTCTTCCAAGAACAATGTAGATGTCATCTCTATTTCTAAGTCTTCCCGAAATACTTTTCTTTTCCAAATCCTATCTCTTGACAATCCTGATATAGATAAAACAACACCTTACAAACCCACTGATAGCGAGATCTTAAGCATATTTACTTCAGAGCCCGGATATACAACTCCACTATTGATAGGAGCAGAGATGGGGCTTGGTCACAAACAATTAGAGATCATAGAAAAGGACCCAAACCTTCAAAATATTCTTAATAATTCTCCAGCCTTTTATACCTTCTATATAAGACTTATGCCAAGAGATCAGTTCCTAAGGATAGACTTCCCAGCCAATATGGTAGGAGAAAAGTCGAGTATACTCTCCGTAAATTACTTTTGGGGGAAAGATATAAATATAGATCAAATCTTAGGAGTATTAAGAGAAAATTGTGTAAATACGAAGATATATCAAACTCCTTTGTATTTTGTGGACCAAATTGTTAGAATAAAAAGAGAACCTGACTTAGAAAGGTATATAATGATTTTGAAAACTGAATTTCCAGGAATTATTGAACTTGACAGAAGTCAAGGGAGGTTCTACTAA
- a CDS encoding divergent PAP2 family protein, producing the protein MNHIFQILKDLSQNPIFIIPILVAIITQGIKGLIRSLQEKKFLWRAFFEWGGMPSSHSALVVSLSLIIGIKEGFNSTLYILSMFFAGIVIADAIGVRLATEEQAKVINKIIQKELKDPELKEIYLKESIGHTPIEAITGGIIGLILAHVIYYTFFVK; encoded by the coding sequence ATGAACCACATATTTCAAATATTAAAAGATTTATCACAAAATCCAATATTCATAATCCCCATATTGGTAGCTATCATCACGCAAGGAATAAAAGGGTTAATAAGAAGTCTTCAGGAGAAAAAATTCCTCTGGAGAGCCTTTTTTGAGTGGGGCGGAATGCCAAGTTCTCACTCAGCCCTTGTAGTATCACTATCTCTCATAATTGGCATAAAAGAAGGCTTCAATTCTACTCTATATATTCTTTCCATGTTCTTTGCAGGTATAGTAATAGCAGATGCCATTGGTGTGAGACTTGCCACCGAGGAACAAGCAAAAGTTATAAACAAAATTATACAAAAGGAATTAAAAGATCCTGAGTTAAAAGAGATCTACTTAAAGGAGTCTATAGGGCATACGCCCATAGAGGCTATAACTGGAGGAATTATCGGCCTCATCTTAGCCCATGTTATATACTACACATTTTTTGTAAAATGA
- a CDS encoding SIS domain-containing protein: MSEKFMIKEIREGLHIIKNYKNRWEEFVEVSNKIKSFEFHNIIFVARGSSDNAATWGKYYMESHLNIPVSLCAPSLFTIYKLPPNLKSSLVIAISQSGESDDICEVVRKANEQGALTIGITNNPQGKLAQIAQINIFLNSGVERSVAATKTYLSQLVSIYFLTNSIIGRSALEEFDKILNAMEDIQKREEEIKEKVKPYKYMEHCAILGRGFNLSTALETALKLKETSYIIAQAYSSADFMHGPLALASEGFPVFFFVPKGESMEHSLEVLGTLKEKRSDIFIFTNEAELTKEYEGIYIDCDVPEYVTPIPFIYPAQIFAYYLAEIKGRDPDNPRNIRKVTITR, from the coding sequence ATGTCCGAAAAGTTTATGATTAAAGAAATAAGAGAAGGGCTCCATATAATCAAGAATTACAAAAATCGCTGGGAAGAATTTGTGGAAGTTTCAAATAAAATAAAATCTTTTGAATTTCATAATATTATTTTTGTGGCAAGAGGATCGTCAGATAACGCTGCTACATGGGGAAAATATTATATGGAATCCCATTTGAATATTCCTGTATCCTTATGTGCTCCATCTTTATTTACTATCTACAAACTCCCTCCTAATCTTAAATCTTCCCTTGTTATTGCCATCTCCCAGTCTGGAGAAAGTGATGACATCTGTGAAGTCGTGAGAAAAGCCAATGAACAAGGAGCTTTGACTATTGGTATAACCAATAATCCTCAAGGAAAGCTAGCTCAAATAGCCCAAATAAATATTTTTCTAAACTCAGGAGTAGAAAGAAGTGTTGCAGCCACCAAAACCTATTTATCCCAATTGGTCTCTATCTATTTTTTAACAAATTCAATTATAGGTAGAAGTGCATTAGAAGAATTTGATAAAATATTAAACGCTATGGAAGATATACAAAAGAGAGAAGAGGAAATAAAAGAAAAAGTAAAACCATATAAATACATGGAACACTGTGCAATCCTTGGAAGAGGGTTTAATTTATCTACAGCTTTAGAAACTGCTCTAAAGCTCAAGGAAACCTCTTATATTATTGCTCAAGCCTACTCCTCAGCAGATTTTATGCATGGTCCCCTTGCTCTTGCCTCGGAAGGATTTCCTGTATTTTTCTTCGTTCCTAAAGGAGAAAGTATGGAACATTCCTTGGAAGTTTTAGGAACCTTAAAGGAAAAGAGAAGCGATATATTTATATTTACCAATGAAGCTGAGCTTACAAAAGAGTATGAGGGAATCTATATAGATTGTGATGTACCAGAATACGTCACCCCTATACCTTTTATTTACCCAGCTCAAATTTTTGCTTACTATCTTGCTGAGATTAAAGGAAGAGACCCTGACAATCCTAGAAACATAAGAAAGGTTACTATTACAAGATGA
- a CDS encoding metallophosphoesterase family protein, which translates to MIKIVITADNHLGKYYKKLLPERLQERRKRLRNVFEEVVNYAIEEKADIFIHAGDLFDSSTPRNQDLTFIAREFSKMVKNNIKIYAIGGNHDAPNMLESDSYPIRIFEEAGLIKTFSSQSTISYEIFEKDNISILVSGLSHDPRKKGKIDPLEKNVIVPPDFPKENNLFKILILHYSFEKFAHPKAQEPQVSTNTLYDLPFDLYILGHLHEQNTYRFANKHVIIPGSTERFDFGEENLKPGFYLLTIEKGRINYEHIELNVQPMKNLEIKLTEIPQKEPTNSIIERIIKNSHKDLLLKCKLVGEIPLSMYQSINFSKILEAGINSNFLFDLDTQNLRIKGEEINTLPAPELSVDKNLEIITKKYIEEVPEDREIILEALKWIKEELKSREIIL; encoded by the coding sequence ATGATCAAAATCGTGATTACTGCAGACAATCACTTGGGAAAGTATTACAAGAAACTGCTTCCAGAAAGATTGCAAGAACGAAGAAAAAGGTTAAGAAATGTCTTTGAGGAAGTAGTAAATTACGCTATAGAAGAAAAAGCAGATATCTTTATCCATGCTGGAGACTTATTTGATTCCTCAACTCCCAGGAACCAAGATCTAACTTTTATTGCTCGTGAATTTTCAAAAATGGTAAAAAATAACATAAAAATATACGCTATTGGAGGAAATCATGATGCTCCAAATATGCTTGAGTCTGACTCTTACCCTATAAGGATTTTTGAAGAAGCAGGATTAATAAAGACCTTTTCCTCGCAGTCTACAATAAGCTATGAAATCTTCGAAAAAGATAACATAAGTATACTTGTTTCTGGCCTATCTCATGACCCAAGAAAAAAGGGAAAAATAGACCCATTAGAAAAAAATGTAATAGTTCCTCCAGATTTCCCTAAGGAAAACAATTTATTCAAGATCCTAATTCTTCACTACTCCTTTGAAAAATTTGCTCACCCCAAAGCCCAAGAGCCCCAAGTCTCCACTAACACTCTTTACGATTTGCCTTTTGATCTTTATATATTAGGTCACTTACATGAACAAAACACCTATCGCTTTGCCAACAAACATGTAATTATTCCTGGCAGTACAGAAAGATTTGATTTTGGAGAAGAAAATCTTAAACCAGGATTTTATCTCTTAACTATTGAAAAGGGAAGGATAAATTATGAACATATAGAGCTGAACGTTCAGCCAATGAAAAATTTAGAAATTAAATTAACAGAAATACCACAAAAAGAACCTACAAATTCCATTATAGAGAGAATAATAAAAAACTCCCACAAAGACCTACTTTTAAAATGCAAACTTGTGGGAGAGATTCCACTCTCCATGTATCAGTCTATTAACTTTAGTAAAATTCTCGAGGCAGGAATAAACTCTAACTTTTTGTTTGATCTTGATACCCAAAACTTAAGAATAAAGGGTGAAGAGATAAATACCCTCCCTGCTCCAGAGCTTAGTGTTGACAAAAATCTTGAAATAATTACAAAAAAATATATAGAAGAAGTTCCTGAAGACAGAGAGATAATATTAGAGGCTTTGAAATGGATAAAAGAAGAATTAAAAAGTAGAGAAATAATACTATGA
- a CDS encoding ATP-binding protein has protein sequence MELKCVGYLVGESYCDNFQFITNEELAPKRLEYVVIKGIASSNEEVEVLAQVESLKAFSDVLSEDQEYDATTKLLELNYKIPLKLIASARVLGYLDKDGNILLPRSVSLPGSPVYLAPDDLLQRFFTHNKSTAIEIGTLLYRPNVKVTLDPNGLRRHLAIIAQTGAGKSYLTGLLLEKLVKLGATILVFDPNSDYVLLRRKRNNLKEFSSIAHNVTIYRIPKVQGRFSDDMIGGVEPYSIRFSELENEQIAEILGISEYSNIRDAVEKAIEELRESRIDFTPNELYEKLKDMAGIEEKDEEDFSLDFDDYERKIIEKMEKKNKKKYPEETMIGARKALKYVKWIKDYPIWGFKDISPEKILKPAHISVIDLAGIEKNLQDLVVSKLLNDIWTKAKSEGLPYPLFIVLEEAHNLVPKEKGEKLKSARIINSIAAEGRKFKVFLIVVTQRPYKISSNTLSQCGSQIIMRLTNPTDQTAVKEASEALSENLFQDLPGLNIGEAIILGRLTKIPVMVKIGERETAEGGFDIDLEEEFQKALDNIESTMIEKNDTEILPDFGSEI, from the coding sequence ATGGAATTAAAATGTGTAGGATACTTAGTAGGAGAAAGCTATTGTGATAATTTCCAATTTATTACCAACGAAGAATTAGCTCCTAAAAGGCTCGAATATGTGGTAATCAAAGGGATTGCCTCTTCAAATGAGGAAGTAGAAGTATTAGCTCAAGTAGAAAGTCTAAAAGCCTTTTCAGATGTACTCTCAGAAGATCAAGAATACGATGCTACAACAAAACTTTTGGAATTAAACTACAAGATTCCTCTAAAACTTATAGCTTCTGCAAGAGTACTAGGATATTTGGACAAAGATGGAAATATTCTTCTTCCTAGATCTGTATCTCTCCCAGGTTCTCCTGTATACCTTGCCCCCGATGACCTTCTTCAAAGATTCTTTACCCACAATAAAAGCACTGCTATTGAAATAGGTACTCTTCTTTACAGACCTAACGTAAAAGTTACCCTTGACCCTAACGGCCTTAGAAGGCACCTTGCCATAATAGCTCAAACAGGGGCAGGAAAATCTTATCTCACAGGACTTCTTTTAGAGAAACTTGTAAAGTTAGGAGCAACTATACTGGTCTTTGATCCTAATAGTGATTATGTACTTTTAAGAAGAAAAAGAAACAATTTAAAAGAATTCTCGTCTATTGCCCATAATGTCACTATTTATAGAATTCCTAAAGTACAAGGAAGATTTTCCGATGATATGATAGGTGGTGTGGAACCTTACTCCATAAGGTTTAGCGAATTAGAAAATGAACAAATAGCAGAAATTCTTGGAATATCCGAATATAGCAATATAAGAGATGCCGTTGAAAAAGCAATTGAAGAATTAAGAGAGTCAAGAATAGATTTCACTCCCAATGAGTTATATGAGAAACTTAAGGATATGGCAGGAATAGAAGAAAAAGATGAAGAAGATTTTAGTCTGGACTTTGATGACTACGAAAGAAAAATTATAGAAAAAATGGAAAAAAAGAATAAGAAAAAATATCCTGAGGAAACTATGATTGGAGCAAGGAAGGCACTAAAATATGTAAAATGGATAAAGGATTATCCTATATGGGGATTTAAAGATATCTCTCCTGAAAAAATATTAAAACCTGCCCACATATCAGTCATTGATCTTGCAGGAATAGAAAAAAATCTTCAAGATCTTGTAGTTAGTAAACTCTTAAATGATATATGGACAAAAGCAAAGTCTGAGGGTCTTCCCTATCCTTTGTTTATAGTACTCGAAGAGGCCCATAACTTAGTGCCAAAAGAAAAGGGAGAAAAATTAAAAAGTGCAAGAATAATAAACTCCATCGCTGCAGAGGGTAGAAAATTTAAAGTATTTCTTATAGTAGTTACCCAAAGACCTTATAAAATAAGCAGTAATACTCTTTCTCAATGCGGAAGTCAAATCATTATGAGACTCACAAATCCCACTGATCAGACTGCAGTGAAAGAAGCTTCCGAAGCTCTCTCTGAGAATCTATTCCAGGATCTTCCAGGATTAAATATTGGAGAAGCAATAATTCTAGGAAGATTAACCAAAATACCTGTAATGGTAAAGATTGGAGAAAGAGAAACTGCAGAGGGTGGATTTGATATTGACTTAGAAGAAGAATTCCAAAAAGCTTTAGACAACATAGAAAGTACTATGATAGAAAAGAATGATACAGAAATTCTACCTGACTTTGGGAGTGAAATCTAA